A genomic segment from Actinoplanes sichuanensis encodes:
- a CDS encoding protein-L-isoaspartate O-methyltransferase family protein — protein MTDLDDAFDAEPAEAFHRHERWGETVHRSTPESIRRELAALQVQPGDRVLEVGTGSGYSAALLARLCAPGGRVTSVDISDELIRRAKAIHAERGITGVDFRVGDGLADVPADGPVDRVVAWCAPPRLCRSWTEQVVDGGRLVACLPIATLPSITLIATITVTAGRPRIEAVTGGGYAQSTPTAVDDAQTVPGRFVDYCDDQPDPSWIGICWRAADNPQHTGASNALHQLLNPGYTAMYRQMEQDWRSWYTWTAALSDPQLSAVSLRNEIRGLGHTTPRSAAMILTDGAIIADREDSPSLFALRAWLARWERDGRPVPESFPCTLVPYDGPDLLGWNLQVSQGGVTSRPGNVAGQGFPAGPGPGQPNHRGGRTLP, from the coding sequence ATGACAGACCTCGATGACGCCTTCGACGCCGAACCGGCCGAGGCATTCCACCGCCACGAGCGCTGGGGCGAGACCGTGCACCGGTCGACGCCGGAGTCGATCCGTCGTGAACTGGCCGCTCTGCAGGTGCAGCCAGGCGATCGGGTGTTGGAAGTGGGGACCGGCTCCGGCTACAGCGCTGCCCTGCTGGCCCGGTTGTGCGCGCCGGGTGGCCGGGTGACCAGTGTCGACATCAGCGATGAACTCATCCGGCGCGCCAAGGCGATCCACGCCGAGCGGGGCATCACCGGTGTCGACTTCCGCGTCGGCGACGGGCTGGCCGATGTTCCCGCCGATGGGCCTGTCGATCGCGTGGTGGCGTGGTGTGCCCCGCCGCGGCTCTGCCGGTCGTGGACCGAGCAGGTCGTGGACGGTGGGCGGCTCGTCGCGTGCCTGCCGATCGCGACGTTGCCGTCGATCACGCTGATCGCCACCATCACCGTCACCGCCGGGCGACCTCGTATCGAGGCCGTCACCGGCGGCGGCTACGCCCAGAGCACTCCCACGGCGGTCGACGACGCCCAGACCGTCCCCGGCCGCTTCGTCGACTACTGCGACGATCAACCCGATCCGTCCTGGATCGGTATTTGCTGGCGTGCTGCTGACAACCCGCAGCACACCGGCGCCAGCAATGCCCTCCACCAACTGCTGAACCCCGGGTACACCGCCATGTACCGGCAGATGGAGCAGGACTGGCGTTCCTGGTACACCTGGACCGCCGCGCTCAGCGACCCGCAGCTGAGCGCCGTGTCGCTGCGCAACGAGATCCGCGGGCTCGGGCACACGACGCCACGCTCCGCCGCAATGATCTTGACCGATGGGGCCATCATCGCCGATCGGGAGGACTCGCCGTCGCTGTTCGCCTTACGGGCCTGGCTGGCGCGGTGGGAGCGGGACGGCCGCCCGGTGCCCGAGTCGTTTCCCTGCACTCTCGTGCCCTACGACGGCCCCGACCTGCTGGGCTGGAACTTGCAGGTCAGCCAGGGCGGTGTGACGTCCCGACCGGGAAACGTCGCGGGGCAAGGATTCCCCGCCGGCCCCGGTCCCGGGCAGCCAAACCATCGAGGCGGAAGGACACTGCCGTGA